AGATCATTCCTCCAGCGCAAACCAGTGTTCGTCACACCGCGTTGAGCTGGGCAGGAAGGCGGACGAGACCACGGCCGGGCAGCAGCGCGCCGGTCATCAGCGCGTCGTGCGGTTCGGCGGGCAGCCGCGGCACCAGTTCCTCGTCGCGCACGATCGCCACCAGTTCGGCGTGCGACGCGGCACCGAGCGAACGGTCGTAGAACCCGGCGCCCCGGCCCAGCCGGACGCCGTGGTGGTCCACCGCGAGCGCGGGTACCAGGACCAGCTCCGCCTGCTCGACGGCGGACGGGCCCAGCCGGTCGCCCGCGGGCTCCAGCACGCCTCGGAACCGGCCGGGAGCCAGCGACGAGGAGCCGGTGTACTCGGCCCAGTCCAGCGGGCCTGGTGCGGAAGGAACGACCGGCAGCAGCACCCGTGAACCAGCGTCCCGGAGCACGTCCAGCAGGGCCAGCGACCCCGGCTCCGAGCCGAAGGGCACGTACCCGCACACGGTCTCCGCGTGCGGGAGTTCGGCGACGAAGCGGGCCAGCGCGCCCGCCTCGGTGACCCGGCGCGCGATCGGCACGGCCGACCGCGCGGAGGTCAGCCGTTCGCGCCACTCCGCCTTGCTCAGGTGCTCATTGCCCACTGCTCGCACCTGCTCAGGTTAGGCTTTGCGCCCATGACGGGCGCCGAAATCACGCAGACGTTCCGAACCGCCATCGTGCCTGCCGCCGGGCTGGGCACACGATTCCTGCCGACCACCAAGGCCGTGCCGAAAGAGCTGCTGCCGGTGGTCAACCGGCCGGGCATCGAGCTGGTCGCCGAAGAGGCCGCCGAAGCGGGCGCGCAGCGCCTGGTGATCGTCACCTCACCGGGCAAGGAGTCGGTGGTCGACTATTTCCGCGCCGCCCCCGAGCTGGAAGAAACGCTGTCCGCCAAGGGCAAGACCGACCTGCTGGCCAAGATCCGCCGGGCGCCGGCCCTGCTCGAAGTCGACGTCGCGATCCAGAAGCAGGCGCTGGGTCTCGGCCACGCGGTCGCCCAGGCCGAGCCGAACCTGACCGATGAGGACGAAGCCGTCGCGGTGCTGCTGCCGGACGACCTCGTGCTGCCGACCGGGGTGCTCTCCAGGATGTCCGCGGTGCGGGCCGAGAAGGGCGGCAGCGTGCTGTGCGCCTTCGACATCCCGCGCGAGCAGATCTCCCCCTATGGGGTGTTCGACGTGACCGACACGGAGGACCCCGATGTGAAGCGCGTGCACGGCATGGTGGAGAAGCCGAAGCCGGAGGACGCCCCGTCCACCTACGCCGCGGCCGGGCGATACCTGCTGGACAGGGCCATATTCGATGCGCTGCGCCGGATCACCCCCGGCTCCGGCGGGGAGCTCCAGCTGACCGACGCGGTCGCGTTGCTGATCTCCGAGGGCCACCCGGTTCATGTGGTGGTCCACCGCGGTGGCAGGCACGATCTCGGGAACCCCGGCGGTTTCCTGCGGGCAGCCGTCGACTTCGCGCTCGACGACCCCGAGTACGGGCCGTCGCTGCGCACCTGGCTGACCGAACGAATCGAGAACGCGAGCCGATGACCGCCCCAGACGCGCCTGACGTCCCCGACGCGCCGACCCCTGCCGCGCCCGCGGAGGGCGTCGCGGAGGAACTCGCCGAGTTCCGCTCCGTGGACGCCCAGATCGCCCTCGCACTGGAGGCCGCGGTCCGTCCGCGGCCGGTGCGGGTGGCGATTTCGGAGGCGCAGGGACTGTTGTGTGCCGAGGAGGTCGTCGCCGAGCACGCGCTGCCCGGTTTCGACCAGGCGGCCGTCGACGGGTACGCGGTGCGCAGCGTGGACGTGCGCACGGCCGGGCAGGAACCGGTGCAGCTGCCGGTGGTCGGTGAGATCCCGGCCGGTTCGCGGCAGCCGCGCCGGTTGCAGCCCGGCCAGGCCGTGCGCGTGGCGACCGGCGCGCCGCTGCCCACGCTCGCCGACGCCGTGGTGCCGACCGCCTACACCGACGGCCACAACGCCAAGGTGACCGTGCACAAGCCGGTGCCGTCGGCCGGGTACGTCCGGCGGACCGGCGAGGACGTGCAGATCGGGGACGTCGCGGTGCGCCAGGGCGACACCATCGGCTCGGCGCAGGTCGGCCTGCTCGCCGCGGTGGGCAAGGCCAAGGTGCTGGTCTACCCGCGCCCGCGGGTGTCCATTGTGTCCGTCGGCGACGAACTGGTGGACATCGATCGCACGCCGTCGGTCGGCCAGGTCTACGACGTGAACTCGTACGCGCTGGCGGCCGCGGCCCGCGACGCCGGGGCCGAGGTGAGCCGGGTCGGGATCGTGGCGAGCGACCCGAAGCGGCTGCGCGAGGTGGTCGAGGGCAGGCTGCTGATGTCCGAAGTGGTCGTCGTGGCAGGTGGGGCCGGCGGCAGCTCGGGCGACGAGGTGCACGCGGCGCTGTCCGAACTGGGCCGGATCGACATGACGCGGGTCGCCATGCACCCCGGCTCGGTGCAGGGCTTCGGCAGGCTCGGCCCGGACGCGGTGCCGACCTTCCTGATCCCCGGGAACCCGATGAGCGCGCTGGTGGTCTTCGAGGTGCTGGTGCGCCCGCTGATCCGCGCGGCGCGCGGCACGCGGAACCCGCACCGCCGCATGGTCGGCGCGCGCCTGCTGTCGCCGATCACCTCCACCAAGGGACGGAAGGGCTTCCTGCGCGGGCAACTGCTGCGGGACGAAGGCAACGGCGAGTACCTGGTGCAGCCGCTCGGGACCTCCGGCGCGCACCTGCTGGCCTCGCTGGCGGAGGCGAACTGCTTGATCAACATCGACGAGGACCTCACCGAGGTGGCCGCGGGTGACGAGGTCAAGGTGACTTTCCTGGCGCAGCGCGGCTGACCCGGGTGTCGCAGGTCTACGGCGTCGAAGGCCGGCACCCCGGCTGGCCGGCGAAGCTCGGCCCAGTTCGGGTGA
The genomic region above belongs to Amycolatopsis sp. YIM 10 and contains:
- a CDS encoding 5-formyltetrahydrofolate cyclo-ligase, coding for MRAVGNEHLSKAEWRERLTSARSAVPIARRVTEAGALARFVAELPHAETVCGYVPFGSEPGSLALLDVLRDAGSRVLLPVVPSAPGPLDWAEYTGSSSLAPGRFRGVLEPAGDRLGPSAVEQAELVLVPALAVDHHGVRLGRGAGFYDRSLGAASHAELVAIVRDEELVPRLPAEPHDALMTGALLPGRGLVRLPAQLNAV
- a CDS encoding UTP--glucose-1-phosphate uridylyltransferase is translated as MTGAEITQTFRTAIVPAAGLGTRFLPTTKAVPKELLPVVNRPGIELVAEEAAEAGAQRLVIVTSPGKESVVDYFRAAPELEETLSAKGKTDLLAKIRRAPALLEVDVAIQKQALGLGHAVAQAEPNLTDEDEAVAVLLPDDLVLPTGVLSRMSAVRAEKGGSVLCAFDIPREQISPYGVFDVTDTEDPDVKRVHGMVEKPKPEDAPSTYAAAGRYLLDRAIFDALRRITPGSGGELQLTDAVALLISEGHPVHVVVHRGGRHDLGNPGGFLRAAVDFALDDPEYGPSLRTWLTERIENASR
- the glp gene encoding gephyrin-like molybdotransferase Glp, which gives rise to MTAPDAPDVPDAPTPAAPAEGVAEELAEFRSVDAQIALALEAAVRPRPVRVAISEAQGLLCAEEVVAEHALPGFDQAAVDGYAVRSVDVRTAGQEPVQLPVVGEIPAGSRQPRRLQPGQAVRVATGAPLPTLADAVVPTAYTDGHNAKVTVHKPVPSAGYVRRTGEDVQIGDVAVRQGDTIGSAQVGLLAAVGKAKVLVYPRPRVSIVSVGDELVDIDRTPSVGQVYDVNSYALAAAARDAGAEVSRVGIVASDPKRLREVVEGRLLMSEVVVVAGGAGGSSGDEVHAALSELGRIDMTRVAMHPGSVQGFGRLGPDAVPTFLIPGNPMSALVVFEVLVRPLIRAARGTRNPHRRMVGARLLSPITSTKGRKGFLRGQLLRDEGNGEYLVQPLGTSGAHLLASLAEANCLINIDEDLTEVAAGDEVKVTFLAQRG